A genomic region of Roseateles amylovorans contains the following coding sequences:
- the fliM gene encoding flagellar motor switch protein FliM — protein MNQQILSQDEVDALLQGITGESQKLEAEEVQSGGIREYNLASQERIVRGRMPTMEIINERFARNIRIGLFNFIRKSPEVAIGGIKVQKYSAFLREIVVPTNFNIVSVKPLRGNGLIVCDPTLVFAVIDSLFGGIGKFHTRIEGRDFSATEQRVILRLVEVITQEYLKAWKGIYPLELEYQRSEMQPQFANIATPSEIVVSTSFTLEIGETSGTVYFCIPYSTLEPIRDVLYSTTQGDSTEPDRRWVNLLKHQIQSAEVELVAELAQAPATVEQLLAFKPGDFIELDLEQIIQAKVDGVPVFDCHYGTSNGKYSIKIEKLLTGPDAGWLGARNG, from the coding sequence ATGAATCAGCAAATCCTGTCGCAAGACGAAGTCGATGCCCTGCTGCAGGGCATCACCGGCGAAAGCCAGAAGCTCGAGGCCGAAGAGGTCCAAAGCGGTGGCATTCGCGAATACAACCTGGCCAGTCAGGAGCGGATCGTCCGTGGGCGCATGCCCACGATGGAAATCATCAACGAACGCTTCGCCCGCAACATCCGCATCGGCCTGTTCAACTTCATCCGCAAGAGCCCGGAAGTGGCGATCGGCGGCATCAAGGTCCAGAAGTACAGCGCCTTCCTGCGGGAAATCGTGGTGCCAACCAACTTCAACATCGTGTCGGTGAAACCGCTTCGCGGCAACGGGCTGATCGTGTGCGACCCGACCCTGGTGTTCGCGGTGATCGATTCGCTGTTCGGCGGCATCGGCAAGTTCCACACCCGCATCGAGGGTCGTGATTTCTCGGCAACCGAGCAACGGGTGATCCTGCGCCTGGTCGAGGTGATCACGCAGGAATACCTCAAGGCCTGGAAGGGCATCTATCCGCTCGAGCTGGAATACCAGCGTTCGGAGATGCAGCCGCAGTTCGCCAACATCGCCACGCCGAGCGAGATCGTGGTCTCCACCTCGTTCACGCTGGAAATCGGCGAGACCAGCGGCACGGTGTATTTCTGCATTCCGTATTCGACGCTGGAGCCAATCCGCGATGTGCTCTACAGCACCACGCAGGGCGACTCCACCGAGCCGGACCGGCGCTGGGTGAATCTGCTCAAGCACCAGATCCAGTCGGCCGAAGTGGAGCTGGTGGCCGAACTGGCGCAGGCGCCGGCCACGGTGGAGCAGTTGCTGGCCTTCAAGCCGGGTGACTTCATCGAGCTGGACCTCGAACAGATCATCCAGGCCAAGGTGGATGGTGTGCCGGTGTTCGACTGCCACTACGGCACGTCCAACGGCAAATACTCGATCAAGATTGAAAAGCTGCTGACCGGCCCGGATGCCGGCTGGCTGGGAGCCCGCAATGGCTGA
- a CDS encoding flagellar basal body-associated FliL family protein: protein MATAAVGTDAAPKGGGKKKLIIIIAIVLVLVLAGVGALLMMKKKAQAAEDEEGAVEEKPAAAAHVKPGTPPTFVPLDPFTVNLADKEVDRFAQIGITLEVNDPKFADQLKAYMPAIRNNVLIVLSHKTSTELLSIEGKEQLAKEIRREAVRPMGIELDDEEDEAADSAPKKKKKKKRAVESPVTQVLFSTFIVQ from the coding sequence ATGGCCACTGCCGCTGTCGGCACTGATGCCGCCCCCAAGGGCGGAGGCAAGAAGAAGCTGATCATCATCATCGCCATCGTGCTGGTGCTGGTGCTCGCCGGCGTGGGCGCGCTGCTGATGATGAAGAAGAAGGCGCAAGCCGCGGAAGACGAGGAAGGGGCCGTGGAGGAAAAGCCGGCCGCCGCCGCCCATGTCAAGCCCGGCACGCCGCCCACCTTCGTCCCGCTGGATCCGTTCACCGTGAACCTGGCCGACAAGGAAGTCGACCGCTTTGCCCAGATCGGCATCACGCTGGAAGTCAACGATCCGAAGTTTGCCGACCAGCTCAAGGCCTACATGCCGGCGATCCGCAACAACGTGCTGATCGTGCTCTCGCACAAGACCTCCACCGAATTGCTGAGCATCGAGGGCAAGGAGCAACTGGCCAAGGAAATCCGTCGCGAGGCGGTGCGGCCCATGGGCATCGAGCTGGACGACGAGGAAGACGAAGCCGCCGACAGCGCACCCAAGAAAAAGAAGAAGAAAAAGCGCGCGGTCGAGAGCCCGGTGACGCAAGTCCTGTTCTCCACCTTCATCGTGCAGTGA
- a CDS encoding FliO/MopB family protein yields the protein MNSSLVPVLWFLAILALIPLVLWLLKRTPLGGGALGGQLRTVAQLVIAPSQRIVIVEVGQGDDRQWLVLGITGQQIRTLHVMPPQADAAAALQTAQPSFAQLFKRTLNRPSDNPGT from the coding sequence ATGAACTCAAGCCTCGTCCCCGTGCTCTGGTTCCTGGCCATCCTGGCCCTGATCCCCCTCGTGCTGTGGCTGCTCAAACGCACACCACTCGGCGGCGGCGCGCTGGGCGGCCAGTTGCGTACCGTCGCCCAACTGGTCATCGCGCCCAGCCAGCGCATCGTGATCGTCGAGGTCGGCCAGGGCGACGACCGCCAGTGGCTGGTGCTCGGCATCACCGGTCAGCAAATCCGAACCCTGCATGTGATGCCGCCTCAAGCCGACGCAGCCGCCGCACTCCAGACCGCGCAACCCTCGTTCGCCCAGTTGTTCAAACGCACGCTCAATCGGCCCTCCGACAACCCAGGCACCTGA
- the fliJ gene encoding flagellar export protein FliJ: protein MSSSNLQALTVLLERAEAERDEALRHLRDAQARADAAKHQQEQLSQYRQDYRQRWSQEFAQRTTVQILGCYQNFGGRLDQAIGQQSGIADFADQRLNAARDVLREREMRVASVRKLIERRRAETLRTQMRQEQRSTDEQAARAAARSSNPLTRLVA from the coding sequence ATGAGTTCATCCAATCTCCAGGCTCTGACAGTTCTCCTGGAACGCGCTGAAGCCGAGCGCGACGAGGCCCTGCGCCATCTGCGTGATGCGCAGGCCCGTGCGGATGCCGCCAAACATCAGCAGGAGCAACTGTCCCAGTACCGCCAGGACTATCGGCAGCGCTGGTCGCAGGAGTTTGCGCAACGCACCACGGTCCAGATCCTGGGCTGCTACCAGAACTTCGGCGGTCGCCTGGACCAGGCGATCGGCCAGCAAAGCGGCATTGCCGACTTCGCCGACCAGCGCCTGAATGCCGCACGGGACGTCCTGCGCGAGCGTGAGATGCGCGTGGCCTCGGTGCGCAAGCTGATCGAGCGCCGTCGCGCCGAAACCCTGCGCACCCAGATGCGCCAGGAACAGCGCAGCACCGACGAGCAGGCCGCCCGCGCCGCCGCCCGGAGCAGCAACCCGCTGACCCGCCTGGTCGCCTGA
- the fliN gene encoding flagellar motor switch protein FliN has product MADTPNSMDEQDAMAAEWAAALAEAAPSTSNVVEEVQAVTEQVAPATFANFSPTPGNLPGSDINMILDIPVQLTVELGRTRIPIKNILQLAQGSVVELDALAGEPMDVLVNGYLIAQGEVVVVNDKFGIRLTDIVTPSERMRRLSKA; this is encoded by the coding sequence ATGGCTGACACGCCGAACTCCATGGACGAACAGGACGCAATGGCGGCCGAATGGGCCGCGGCCCTGGCCGAGGCCGCGCCCTCGACCAGCAATGTGGTCGAAGAGGTGCAGGCAGTGACTGAACAGGTCGCGCCGGCCACCTTCGCCAATTTCTCGCCGACCCCGGGCAACCTGCCGGGCAGCGACATCAACATGATCCTGGACATCCCGGTCCAGTTGACGGTGGAGCTGGGCCGCACCCGGATCCCGATCAAGAACATCTTGCAGCTGGCGCAAGGGTCGGTGGTGGAATTGGATGCGTTGGCCGGCGAGCCGATGGACGTGCTGGTGAACGGCTACCTGATCGCCCAGGGCGAGGTGGTGGTGGTGAACGACAAATTTGGTATTCGCTTGACCGACATCGTGACGCCCTCCGAGCGCATGCGCAGATTAAGTAAAGCGTGA
- the fliP gene encoding flagellar type III secretion system pore protein FliP (The bacterial flagellar biogenesis protein FliP forms a type III secretion system (T3SS)-type pore required for flagellar assembly.) — protein sequence MTSLPSLPPTSAPSRADIGPRPHDGPHDRPDNHTDKGPHHRWLSVGAVLALGAIGTAAFAQQTGSPASVPLIISQGAGGNSYSVPIQTLLFFTALGFLPAVLLMMTGFTRIVIVLSLLRQALGTQAAPPNQVIVGLSLFLTFFVMSPTLDRVYADAYQPYQSGQISFEVALQRAEVPMRAFMLKQTRQSDVALFSRLARLDANVTTENLPFRVLVPAFVTSELKSAFQIAFLIFIPFLVIDMIVSSVLMSLGMMMLSPVLVALPFKLMLFVLADGWNLLLGSLAASFAQ from the coding sequence ATGACCTCATTGCCCTCGTTGCCACCGACATCCGCCCCATCGAGGGCTGACATCGGCCCGCGACCGCACGATGGCCCGCACGACCGGCCGGACAACCACACAGACAAGGGACCGCACCATCGCTGGCTGAGCGTGGGCGCCGTCCTGGCGCTGGGAGCGATCGGCACCGCCGCCTTCGCCCAGCAGACCGGCAGCCCCGCCAGCGTGCCGTTGATCATCAGCCAGGGCGCCGGCGGCAACAGCTATTCGGTGCCGATCCAGACGCTGCTGTTCTTCACCGCCCTGGGCTTCCTGCCAGCCGTGCTGTTGATGATGACCGGCTTCACCCGCATCGTCATCGTGCTGTCCCTGCTGCGCCAGGCCCTGGGTACCCAGGCCGCGCCACCGAATCAGGTGATCGTCGGCCTGTCGCTGTTCCTCACCTTCTTCGTCATGAGCCCGACGCTGGACCGCGTCTATGCCGACGCCTATCAGCCCTATCAGAGCGGTCAGATCAGCTTCGAGGTCGCCCTGCAGCGCGCCGAGGTGCCGATGCGCGCCTTCATGCTCAAGCAGACGCGTCAATCCGACGTGGCGCTGTTCTCGCGTTTGGCTCGCCTGGATGCGAACGTCACCACCGAGAACCTGCCCTTCCGCGTGCTGGTGCCCGCCTTCGTCACCAGTGAGCTCAAGTCGGCCTTCCAGATCGCGTTCCTGATCTTCATCCCTTTCCTGGTGATCGACATGATCGTGTCCAGTGTGCTGATGAGCCTGGGCATGATGATGCTGTCGCCGGTGCTGGTCGCGCTGCCCTTCAAGCTCATGCTGTTCGTGTTGGCGGACGGCTGGAACCTGTTGCTGGGGTCGCTCGCGGCCTCGTTCGCTCAGTAG
- the fliG gene encoding flagellar motor switch protein FliG has product MDDKGVEDAAILLMSLGEEEASEVFKHLAPKEVQKLGETIAKMKVVPRERVEKVLDKFDQLAESQSTLVSDTDEYVRAVLRKALGEDKANLLLDRILQGSDVSSIESLKWMDPGSVAELLRNEHPQIVAAILSHLDFDQSSSVLRVFTERQRNEVLIRIATLDGIQPMALKDLNEVMGQILAGGERMKKSNLGGVKTAAEIINMMGSSVEASVLDYIREADSDLAQKIMDNMFTFDDLDKIDDRGIQAVLKEVQSESLIVALKGAGPELREKVFRNMSSRAAETLREDLESRGPVRLSEVEAEQKEILKVVRRLVDEGQIVLAGGGDDQFL; this is encoded by the coding sequence ATGGACGACAAAGGCGTAGAAGACGCAGCCATCCTGCTGATGTCGCTGGGCGAGGAAGAGGCCTCCGAGGTCTTCAAGCATCTCGCGCCCAAGGAAGTGCAGAAGCTGGGCGAAACCATCGCCAAGATGAAGGTCGTGCCGCGCGAGCGCGTCGAGAAGGTGCTCGACAAATTCGATCAGTTGGCCGAGTCCCAGAGCACCCTGGTGTCGGACACCGACGAATACGTGCGGGCCGTTCTGCGCAAGGCGCTGGGCGAAGACAAGGCCAACCTGCTGCTCGACCGTATCCTGCAGGGCTCGGACGTCTCGTCGATCGAAAGTCTGAAGTGGATGGACCCGGGCTCGGTCGCCGAACTGCTGCGCAACGAACACCCGCAGATCGTCGCGGCGATCCTGTCCCACCTGGACTTCGACCAGAGCAGCTCGGTGCTGCGCGTCTTCACCGAGCGCCAGCGCAATGAGGTGTTGATCCGCATCGCCACGCTGGACGGCATCCAGCCGATGGCGCTGAAGGACCTCAACGAGGTCATGGGCCAGATCCTGGCCGGCGGCGAGCGCATGAAGAAGTCCAACCTGGGTGGCGTGAAGACCGCCGCCGAGATCATCAACATGATGGGCTCCAGCGTGGAAGCCTCGGTGCTGGACTACATCCGCGAGGCCGATTCCGACCTGGCCCAGAAGATCATGGACAACATGTTCACCTTCGACGATCTGGACAAGATCGACGACCGTGGCATCCAGGCCGTGCTCAAGGAAGTGCAGTCCGAATCCCTCATCGTCGCGCTCAAGGGCGCCGGCCCGGAGCTGCGCGAGAAGGTCTTCCGCAACATGTCCAGCCGCGCCGCCGAAACCCTGCGCGAAGACCTGGAATCGCGCGGCCCGGTGCGCCTGTCCGAGGTGGAGGCCGAGCAGAAGGAGATCCTCAAGGTCGTCCGCCGGCTGGTCGACGAAGGCCAGATCGTGCTGGCCGGTGGCGGCGACGACCAGTTCCTGTAA
- a CDS encoding flagellar hook-length control protein FliK, with product MSLIQQNTPLFGTNGAVGALGVNANGRKEGANNAHAGTPPFSQWLNQSSQQMKAPVPVPTPPAPAPTPTPQASAQSAKAPAPRPENAASQDENKLAARNAANRTAANRQSDTPKSPAKPASKDGPATDAAASDAANAADTARANAAKGSQETGGEVQARDAKSSDEATPDDSKTDATATPAQQILAMLRGEAPPEAKLDARAVVTQGDQPDAKAADTAISGNPHGKPGHAGALQDARQLQQELRQAARGEAMDAATQADGLEAAQSSHGAHEVAMTDAKPANGAPAHSFEALLAAAQGGASSSVGGGAASSRSEAPTVPLSQPMHSPDFAPELSASVSLLIQDGVHEAQLQLNPAEMGPVAIHIQVDGQQAQVNFHAEQAATRDVLERSLPDLAAALQSQGLTLSGGGVFAQQQSGSDQNGRESQGERGSRRGGAGSQDDGGLAGAGRAERRTPPRGLVDLYA from the coding sequence ATGAGCCTGATCCAGCAGAACACCCCCCTCTTCGGCACCAACGGTGCCGTGGGCGCCCTCGGCGTGAACGCTAACGGCCGCAAGGAAGGCGCCAACAACGCCCACGCGGGCACGCCGCCCTTCTCTCAATGGCTCAACCAGAGCAGCCAGCAGATGAAGGCGCCGGTCCCAGTGCCAACGCCCCCTGCGCCTGCGCCGACGCCGACGCCGCAGGCTAGCGCTCAATCGGCCAAGGCGCCCGCGCCCAGGCCTGAGAACGCCGCGTCGCAGGACGAGAACAAGCTGGCCGCGCGCAACGCGGCCAACCGCACCGCCGCCAATCGTCAATCCGACACCCCCAAGTCGCCAGCCAAGCCGGCATCCAAGGACGGCCCGGCCACCGACGCGGCAGCGTCGGACGCTGCCAATGCAGCAGACACCGCGCGCGCCAACGCAGCCAAAGGCAGCCAGGAGACCGGCGGCGAGGTCCAGGCCCGCGATGCCAAGTCGAGCGACGAGGCGACCCCGGACGACAGCAAGACCGACGCCACCGCCACGCCCGCCCAGCAGATCCTCGCGATGCTGCGCGGCGAGGCGCCCCCGGAGGCCAAGCTCGATGCCCGGGCCGTTGTGACACAAGGCGATCAGCCGGATGCGAAGGCGGCGGACACCGCCATCAGCGGCAACCCTCACGGCAAGCCCGGCCATGCCGGCGCGCTGCAGGATGCGCGCCAGCTCCAACAGGAACTGCGCCAAGCCGCACGCGGCGAGGCCATGGATGCCGCCACACAGGCCGATGGCCTGGAAGCCGCCCAATCCAGCCACGGCGCGCACGAGGTCGCCATGACCGACGCCAAGCCCGCCAACGGTGCCCCCGCGCACAGCTTCGAGGCCCTGCTGGCCGCTGCGCAGGGCGGCGCCAGCTCGTCGGTGGGCGGCGGAGCCGCGTCCAGTCGAAGCGAGGCGCCCACCGTCCCGCTGTCGCAGCCGATGCACAGCCCCGATTTCGCGCCCGAGCTGTCAGCCAGCGTCAGCCTGTTGATCCAGGACGGTGTGCATGAGGCGCAGCTTCAGCTCAATCCGGCCGAGATGGGCCCGGTCGCGATCCACATCCAGGTCGACGGCCAGCAGGCGCAGGTCAACTTCCATGCCGAACAGGCCGCCACTCGCGACGTGCTCGAGCGCAGCCTGCCGGACCTCGCCGCCGCACTGCAAAGCCAGGGCCTGACCCTGAGCGGCGGCGGCGTGTTTGCCCAGCAACAGTCCGGCAGCGACCAGAACGGTCGCGAGTCGCAGGGCGAGCGCGGCAGTCGCCGCGGTGGAGCCGGCAGCCAGGACGATGGCGGCCTGGCCGGCGCCGGCCGCGCCGAACGCCGTACCCCGCCCCGAGGACTGGTGGACCTCTACGCCTGA
- the fliF gene encoding flagellar basal-body MS-ring/collar protein FliF, which produces MDNALSSPAAGLPEVKPAEPTSFPARVAAMPLKSKMMLGAGVAALIAVIVAMAMMTGRADYRPLFSGLSDKDGGAVIAQLAQMNVPYRNEPGGTIMVPASQVYDLRMKLASAGLPKGGITGFELMDKQSIGQTQFNERLNFQRGLEGELTRTITALADVADARVHLAMPQQNGFFREQQKPSASVMLTLRGGRTLDRAQIAGIVHLVSSSVPELNPKAVSVLDSTGTLLSQNGDNNNGTGLDSQQLQYKQQIEANLNKRIAELLEPVVGRDNLRSTVTADVDFNQVESTAEEFKPNQGPNTQSSVRRMNSEEQTGSTPGVPTGVPGAATNQVPPPAAAPINGAAQQLQPAGTTGGSQNMRRVNGTEFEVDRTVRVTRNAIGQVRRLNAAVVVNQKSVTDAKGKTTSQPLSADELQRLDSLVKEALGFSQERGDSVKVLSAPFVTEKLTPNDVPLWQQPWLRDMAREAAIPAALVLVALIAVFGMVRPALKAAFPPPAEKGETEASANPLSELADETPALPSPGGLPVLEAPVSNDKLERARQLAKENPIAVANIMRAWVNGEELEMAKR; this is translated from the coding sequence ATGGACAACGCCCTGAGCAGCCCCGCCGCCGGACTCCCCGAGGTGAAGCCCGCCGAACCGACGAGCTTCCCGGCCCGTGTCGCCGCCATGCCGCTGAAGAGCAAGATGATGCTCGGCGCCGGCGTGGCCGCCCTGATCGCGGTGATCGTGGCCATGGCGATGATGACCGGCCGCGCCGACTACCGCCCCCTGTTCTCCGGCCTGTCCGACAAGGACGGCGGCGCCGTGATCGCCCAACTGGCGCAGATGAATGTGCCCTACCGCAACGAGCCGGGCGGCACGATCATGGTGCCCGCCAGCCAGGTCTACGACCTGCGCATGAAGCTCGCCTCCGCCGGCCTGCCCAAGGGCGGCATCACCGGTTTCGAGCTGATGGACAAGCAGTCCATCGGGCAGACCCAGTTCAATGAACGCCTGAACTTCCAGCGCGGCCTGGAAGGCGAACTGACCCGCACCATCACCGCCCTGGCCGACGTCGCCGACGCCCGCGTCCATCTGGCCATGCCGCAGCAGAACGGCTTCTTCCGCGAACAGCAAAAGCCCAGCGCCTCGGTGATGCTGACCCTGCGCGGCGGCCGCACCCTGGACCGCGCCCAGATCGCCGGCATCGTGCATCTGGTCTCCTCCTCGGTGCCGGAACTCAATCCCAAGGCCGTCAGCGTGCTCGACAGCACCGGCACCCTGCTCTCCCAGAACGGCGACAACAACAACGGCACGGGCCTCGACAGCCAGCAGCTTCAGTACAAGCAGCAGATTGAAGCCAACCTGAACAAGCGGATCGCCGAACTGCTGGAGCCGGTGGTCGGCCGCGACAACCTGCGCTCCACCGTCACCGCCGATGTGGACTTCAACCAGGTCGAATCCACTGCCGAGGAATTCAAGCCCAACCAGGGTCCCAATACCCAGAGCTCGGTGCGCCGCATGAATTCCGAGGAGCAGACCGGCTCCACCCCAGGCGTGCCCACCGGCGTCCCCGGCGCCGCCACCAACCAGGTGCCGCCGCCGGCCGCCGCCCCCATCAACGGCGCCGCGCAGCAGCTGCAGCCCGCCGGCACCACCGGCGGCTCGCAGAACATGCGCCGCGTCAACGGCACCGAATTCGAGGTCGACCGCACCGTGCGGGTCACCCGCAATGCCATCGGCCAGGTGCGTCGCCTGAACGCGGCCGTCGTCGTCAACCAGAAGAGCGTGACCGACGCCAAGGGCAAGACCACCAGCCAGCCGCTGTCGGCCGACGAGCTCCAGCGCCTGGACTCCCTGGTCAAGGAAGCGCTGGGCTTCTCCCAGGAGCGCGGCGACTCGGTCAAGGTGCTCAGCGCCCCGTTCGTCACCGAAAAGCTCACCCCCAACGACGTGCCGCTGTGGCAGCAACCCTGGCTGCGGGACATGGCGCGAGAAGCCGCCATCCCGGCCGCCCTGGTGCTGGTCGCCCTGATCGCGGTGTTCGGCATGGTTCGCCCTGCTCTCAAGGCGGCTTTCCCGCCGCCGGCTGAAAAGGGCGAGACTGAGGCCTCGGCCAACCCACTGAGCGAGCTGGCCGACGAGACCCCCGCCCTGCCAAGCCCCGGCGGACTGCCGGTCCTGGAAGCGCCGGTCTCCAACGACAAACTCGAACGCGCCCGTCAATTGGCGAAGGAGAATCCGATCGCTGTGGCCAACATCATGCGTGCCTGGGTGAACGGCGAAGAACTCGAGATGGCCAAGCGCTGA
- a CDS encoding FliH/SctL family protein, protein MATRPPRQVPPPPRAEGESPRGSTYSRIIPREELSGFAAWNPGSLDGGQAPRRPPVSAPPPVEPPAPPPPPQPSIDELLHAARQSGYQDGYRDGMAALDAFKQSFAKQISAQVGTLVTSFDADLQALEQDMAGALARTAVELARQVVRNELVTQPELIAQVAHDAVEALLINARHVRVRVHPDDLPLVLDGAGEELRAREAQVIPDPAIARGGCKIDADICSVDATLPSRWQQAVGALGQSSVWEDRRAMGAEHDRPARNAAGSEGTRDDRFAPRGESRQDQRQDGGRQDGRHDQRQDARDDFDDSPRSEGRSEARSDPRSPLRSDDRGEGRGDSQGGHRADDRFDPRPSDRDDDRGEPRGDIRPDHRSEPRYKPRQDQRYDARLDASLDSRYEPSRFGDDTPA, encoded by the coding sequence ATGGCCACTCGACCGCCCCGCCAGGTTCCCCCTCCGCCCCGCGCCGAGGGCGAGTCGCCGCGCGGCAGCACCTACAGCCGCATCATTCCGCGGGAGGAGCTGTCCGGCTTCGCGGCCTGGAATCCCGGCTCGCTGGACGGCGGCCAGGCACCGCGCCGCCCGCCGGTCAGCGCACCGCCGCCGGTCGAACCACCGGCGCCCCCGCCGCCTCCCCAACCCAGCATCGACGAGCTGCTGCATGCGGCCCGCCAATCCGGCTACCAGGACGGCTACCGCGACGGCATGGCCGCGCTGGACGCCTTCAAGCAAAGTTTCGCCAAGCAGATCAGTGCCCAGGTCGGCACGCTGGTGACCAGTTTCGATGCCGATCTGCAGGCACTGGAACAGGACATGGCCGGCGCGCTGGCCCGCACCGCGGTGGAACTGGCCCGCCAGGTGGTGCGCAATGAACTCGTCACCCAGCCCGAGCTGATTGCCCAGGTCGCCCATGACGCGGTCGAGGCCCTGCTCATCAACGCCCGCCATGTGCGGGTGCGGGTGCACCCGGACGACCTGCCGCTGGTGCTGGACGGCGCCGGTGAAGAGCTGCGCGCCCGCGAGGCGCAGGTGATTCCCGACCCGGCCATTGCCCGCGGCGGCTGCAAGATCGACGCCGACATCTGCAGCGTCGATGCCACCCTGCCCTCGCGTTGGCAGCAAGCGGTGGGCGCGCTTGGGCAGTCCTCCGTCTGGGAGGACCGTCGCGCCATGGGCGCCGAGCACGATCGCCCCGCCCGCAACGCGGCGGGCTCGGAGGGGACTCGCGACGACCGATTCGCCCCTCGCGGTGAGTCACGTCAGGATCAGCGCCAGGACGGTGGCCGCCAGGACGGACGTCACGATCAGCGTCAGGACGCCCGTGACGACTTCGACGATTCGCCGCGAAGCGAGGGTCGCTCGGAGGCCCGTTCGGACCCGCGGTCGCCTCTCCGTTCGGATGACCGTGGCGAAGGTCGCGGCGACAGCCAAGGCGGCCATCGCGCCGACGACCGATTCGATCCTCGCCCCAGCGACCGAGACGATGACCGCGGCGAGCCCCGGGGCGACATCCGTCCGGATCACCGCTCGGAGCCGCGCTACAAGCCTCGGCAGGACCAACGCTACGACGCCCGGCTCGATGCGAGCCTGGACTCCCGCTATGAACCGAGTCGCTTCGGCGACGACACCCCGGCATGA
- the fliI gene encoding flagellar protein export ATPase FliI, whose translation MNARTDRWRQYLDDLENFAGNAPTLEPQGKLVRVAGLVLEATGVKVPVGSVCEIHMPSSAASPRRGQRPVQAEVVGFSGDRAYLMPTDEIHGLASGAMVLPRPAALHGPALGEVRHPWRRDEDRGLHLPMGDGLLGRVVDPQGHPLDRAGPLLEVRDEPMVRRPINAMDRDPVRRPLDTGVRAINSLLTVGRGQRLGLFAGTGVGKSVLLGMMARYTEADVIVVGLIGERGREVKEFIEDILGEDGLRRSVVVAAPADAPPLLRMQGASYATAIAEHFRDRGQHVLLLMDSLTRYAMAQREIALAIGEPPATKGYPPSCFAKLPQLVERSGNGLAGEGSITAFYTVLSEGDDQQDPIADAARGILDGHIVLSRELAEGGHYPAIDVERSISRVMTSVADRRHVELARRFRQLLAKYNKARDLIQLGAYQPGHDLDLDTAVRLHGDMVRLLQQDMHSPASLADCLSQLGATLSFA comes from the coding sequence ATGAACGCACGCACCGACCGTTGGCGCCAGTACCTGGATGACCTGGAGAACTTCGCCGGCAATGCGCCGACGCTGGAACCGCAGGGCAAGCTGGTGCGGGTGGCCGGTCTGGTGCTGGAGGCCACCGGGGTGAAGGTGCCAGTGGGCTCGGTCTGCGAGATCCACATGCCCTCCTCTGCGGCCAGCCCGCGGCGCGGCCAGCGGCCGGTGCAGGCAGAGGTGGTGGGCTTTTCCGGTGACCGCGCCTATCTGATGCCGACGGACGAGATCCACGGTCTGGCCAGCGGCGCGATGGTGCTGCCCCGTCCTGCCGCCCTGCACGGGCCCGCGCTCGGGGAGGTCCGCCATCCGTGGCGCCGCGACGAAGACCGTGGCCTGCACCTGCCGATGGGCGATGGCCTGCTGGGTCGGGTGGTCGATCCACAGGGCCATCCGCTGGACCGCGCCGGCCCGCTGCTGGAGGTCCGCGACGAGCCCATGGTGCGTCGCCCGATCAATGCCATGGACCGCGATCCGGTGCGCCGGCCGCTGGACACCGGCGTGCGGGCAATCAACTCGCTGCTGACTGTCGGCCGTGGCCAGCGCCTGGGCCTGTTCGCCGGCACCGGCGTCGGCAAGTCGGTGCTGCTGGGCATGATGGCCCGCTACACCGAAGCGGATGTGATCGTCGTCGGCCTGATCGGCGAGCGCGGCCGCGAAGTGAAGGAGTTCATCGAGGACATCCTGGGCGAGGACGGCCTGCGCCGCAGCGTGGTCGTCGCCGCGCCTGCCGATGCCCCGCCACTGCTGCGCATGCAGGGGGCCAGCTATGCCACCGCCATCGCCGAGCACTTCCGCGACCGTGGCCAGCATGTGCTGCTGCTGATGGATTCGCTGACCCGCTACGCCATGGCGCAGCGGGAGATTGCCCTCGCCATCGGCGAACCGCCGGCCACCAAAGGTTATCCCCCTTCCTGTTTTGCGAAGCTTCCGCAGTTGGTGGAGCGCAGCGGCAACGGCTTGGCGGGAGAAGGCTCGATCACCGCCTTCTACACCGTGCTGTCCGAAGGCGATGACCAGCAAGATCCGATCGCCGACGCCGCCCGAGGCATTCTGGACGGCCACATCGTCCTCAGCCGGGAGCTGGCCGAGGGCGGCCATTACCCGGCCATCGATGTGGAACGGTCGATTTCCCGGGTCATGACCAGCGTCGCCGACCGCCGCCATGTCGAACTTGCTCGCCGATTCCGGCAATTGCTCGCGAAATACAACAAGGCGAGGGACCTGATCCAACTCGGCGCCTATCAACCGGGGCACGATCTCGATCTGGACACGGCGGTGCGCCTGCACGGCGACATGGTCCGATTGCTTCAACAAGACATGCATTCACCCGCTTCTTTGGCGGATTGCCTGTCCCAGTTGGGCGCCACACTGAGTTTCGCGTGA